The Lates calcarifer isolate ASB-BC8 linkage group LG6, TLL_Latcal_v3, whole genome shotgun sequence genome includes a region encoding these proteins:
- the LOC108887407 gene encoding CMRF35-like molecule 1 isoform X9, protein MKVHHTLICFFLTLQETDLINAETFIRTEPEGGNMTVACNFKLPGGKKIFCKNECKEDKDILIETVKDRAQSGRYSIEYKEGTLLVSSTLLYVTITRLTKSDSGRYWCGLERTGFLDGYDEIDLRVTDAPTTSKPNLTVQPFSTSLPSASTSTTSTTTTVTQSLSSSSGSSTPSSSSPETNTQPKTSPTGPGVLLYVGLTLLFMIIVLSVAVLIFCRKNASKPKEPPADTVYANVTVANQAMREDRRGRSPPVEVSTVYSQAKYTKANRAETTDDYSLVAATASSAGNKAEDDALTYSEVEFVNGAGASHNSAPSGNAEAVIYSEPRVEGNDASPPLYSTVTSH, encoded by the exons CGCTGCAGGAGACTGATCTCATCAATGCAGAAACCTTCATTCGTACTGAACCTGAAGGAGGAAACATGACAGTTGCATGCAATTTTAAACTCCCTGGAGGGAAGAAGATCTTCTGTAAGAATGAATGTAAAGAGGACAAAGACATTCTCATTGAAACAGTAAAAGACAGAGCTCAGAGTGGCAGATACAGCATTGAATATAAAGAAGGAACTCTTCTAGTATCTTCTAcacttctgtatgtgaccatcaCACGGCTGACCAAGTCTGACTCAGGACGGTACTGGTGTGGTTTGGAAAGAACTGGTTTTCTAGATGGATACGATGAGATTGACCTCAGAGTGACAGATG CTCCAACCACTTCAAAACCAAACTTGACTGTTCAACCTTTTTCAACATCACTTCCATCAGCCtccacatcaacaacatcaacaacaacaacagtgacacAGAGTTTAAGCTCCAGTTCAGGAAGCTCCACACCCTCATCATCCTCCCCTGAAACCAACACGCAGCCTAAGACGTCACCTACAGGTCCAG GTGTGCTGCTGTATGTGGGCCTGACTCTGCTTTTCATGATCATCGTACTATCAGTGGCTGTGCTCATATTCTGCAGGAAGAACGCCAGTAAACCCAAAG AGCCTCCTGCAGACACAGTGTACGCTAATGTCACAGTG gctAACCAGGCGATGAGAGAGGACAGACGGGGCAGATCTCCTCCTGTGGAAGTGTCTACGGTTTACAGTCAGGCCAAATACACCAAAGCAAACAGAGCTGAAACCACAGACGACTACAGCCTGGTCGCTGCCACAGCGTCCAGTGCTGGGAACAAA GCCGAAGATGACGCACTCACTTACTCTGAGGTGGAATTTGTCAACGGTGCAGGCGCCTCGCACAACAGCGCCCCCTCTGGTAATGCTGAGGCTGTCATCTACTCTGAACCCCGGGTAGAAGGGAACGACGCTTCACCTCCTCTGTACTCTACCGTGACTTCTCATTAG